A genome region from Myxococcales bacterium includes the following:
- a CDS encoding ATP-binding protein: MLGDDRDGAGASFEAALESFRLRGMIAIRGGVETDDPLAVELALIDEARAAYPSTRMAALAARIGLEPDDVEFLWFAVAWARDPLLAPHLHVLVAEPQRGVTLVAFARVVGWAPARIRRLAGRLGAGHPLLRHQLVVVTSAAPIGPLTPLLVPERVSAFLAGGDGVDAALAAIGGRVEVPSMLILGDGVDLNAERIALALGERRPVVVVVTGPAGVGRRTVVAEAARRIGRDVVAADLGRVASGADIDEVLHALRREVALTGAVPMVVGGETVAGDGPEATARRGALTAFAAQVGVSVAIATTAGSVELDGADALVRYEVAPPEAEARLALWRRALAADDAGVEVSEPVLAEIALRFRLVPGAIERAWRAAQVVMHGRGAQAPIAADLTEGVRRSTQERLGGLARAVHVKNDWQDLVLPEETREEIGVVVARARHAYQVLAEWGFARHVSGDGIAVLFSGPPGTGKTMVAGLVARELGLDLYRVDLSQVVSKWIGETEKSLGRVFDAAETGHVLLLFDEADALFARRTEVKGATERYANLEVNYLLQRIESFAGIAILTTNLDGSIDDAFRRRLAAHVQFPAPGDEERERLWRALLPAAAPVGADLDASTLAARFPDFCGGHIRNATLAAAFLAATEGVAIGQRHLEHAARDVARSMGRVLAGSRT; this comes from the coding sequence GTGCTTGGCGACGATCGTGACGGGGCCGGCGCGAGCTTCGAGGCGGCGCTCGAGTCGTTCCGCTTGCGCGGCATGATCGCGATCCGGGGCGGCGTCGAGACCGACGATCCCCTGGCCGTGGAGCTCGCCCTGATCGACGAGGCGCGCGCGGCCTACCCGTCGACCCGGATGGCGGCCCTGGCGGCGCGGATCGGGCTCGAGCCCGACGACGTCGAGTTCCTGTGGTTCGCGGTGGCGTGGGCGCGCGACCCGCTGCTGGCGCCGCACCTGCACGTGCTCGTCGCCGAGCCCCAGCGCGGCGTGACGCTGGTGGCGTTCGCGCGGGTCGTCGGCTGGGCGCCGGCGCGGATCCGGCGCCTGGCTGGCCGGCTCGGCGCCGGGCACCCGCTGCTCCGGCACCAGCTGGTGGTGGTCACGTCGGCGGCGCCGATCGGACCGCTGACGCCGCTGCTGGTGCCCGAGCGCGTCAGCGCGTTCCTGGCAGGTGGCGACGGCGTCGACGCCGCGCTGGCCGCCATCGGCGGTCGGGTCGAGGTCCCGTCGATGTTGATCCTGGGTGACGGCGTCGATCTGAACGCCGAGCGGATCGCGCTGGCCCTCGGGGAGCGGCGCCCGGTCGTCGTCGTGGTCACGGGCCCGGCCGGCGTCGGCCGGCGCACGGTGGTCGCCGAGGCCGCCCGGCGGATCGGGCGCGACGTGGTGGCCGCAGATCTCGGGCGGGTCGCCAGCGGCGCCGACATCGACGAGGTGCTGCACGCGCTGCGCCGCGAGGTCGCGCTGACCGGCGCGGTGCCGATGGTCGTCGGGGGCGAGACCGTCGCCGGCGACGGCCCCGAGGCCACCGCGCGCCGCGGCGCCCTGACCGCGTTCGCCGCCCAGGTCGGCGTGTCGGTGGCGATCGCGACCACGGCCGGCAGCGTGGAGCTCGACGGCGCCGACGCGCTGGTGCGCTACGAGGTGGCGCCTCCGGAAGCCGAGGCGCGCCTCGCGCTGTGGCGGCGGGCGCTCGCGGCCGACGACGCCGGCGTCGAGGTGTCGGAGCCGGTGCTGGCCGAGATCGCGCTGCGGTTCCGGCTGGTGCCGGGCGCGATCGAGCGAGCCTGGCGCGCCGCGCAGGTGGTGATGCACGGCCGCGGCGCCCAGGCGCCGATCGCGGCCGATCTCACCGAGGGCGTCCGGCGCTCGACGCAGGAGCGCCTGGGCGGGCTGGCCCGGGCGGTCCACGTCAAGAACGACTGGCAGGATCTGGTGCTGCCCGAGGAGACGCGCGAGGAGATCGGCGTGGTGGTGGCGCGCGCGCGCCACGCCTACCAGGTCCTGGCCGAGTGGGGCTTCGCGCGCCACGTCAGCGGCGACGGCATCGCCGTCTTGTTCAGCGGGCCGCCCGGCACCGGCAAGACCATGGTCGCGGGGCTGGTCGCGCGCGAGCTGGGCCTCGACCTGTACCGGGTCGACCTGTCGCAGGTGGTGTCGAAGTGGATCGGCGAGACCGAGAAGTCGCTGGGGCGCGTGTTCGACGCCGCCGAGACCGGGCACGTCTTGCTGCTCTTCGACGAGGCCGACGCGCTGTTCGCCCGGCGGACCGAGGTCAAGGGCGCGACCGAGCGCTACGCCAACCTCGAGGTCAACTACCTGCTCCAGCGCATCGAGAGCTTCGCCGGCATCGCGATCCTCACGACCAACCTCGACGGCAGCATCGACGACGCGTTCCGACGACGCCTGGCCGCGCACGTCCAGTTCCCAGCGCCCGGGGATGAGGAGCGCGAGCGCCTGTGGCGGGCGCTGCTGCCAGCGGCGGCGCCGGTGGGCGCGGACCTCGACGCGTCGACGCTGGCCGCGCGCTTCCCCGACTTCTGCGGCGGCCACATCCGCAACGCCACCCTGGCCGCCGCGTTCCTGGCCGCGACCGAGGGCGTGGCGATCGGGCAGCGGCATCTCGAGCACGCCGCCCGCGACGTCGCGCGGTCGATGGGCCGCGTGCTGGCGGGATCCCGGACGTGA
- a CDS encoding SUMF1/EgtB/PvdO family nonheme iron enzyme yields MRALTAMAATLLLACGSKKPAAAPPPAAADAAAPALVDATTAIADEPTTPPPPPTLKPGGEGDCTPAYAPRPTRDPNPMCKIAGGTFTMGAAPDDRSPTAARARPQRQVTLSPFTIDQFEVTVAQVAHFLNAAGNACPTARGGACFVTANDGGDSPIAVTDGTFTVIGGHAREPMGFGTLAGADRYCAWAGKRLPTEAEWEFAARHDPRSGRDRAYPWGTTFRTGVANCDDAACADGFERAAPVGTFDGTGGHGDGRSPWGVHDLAGNAAEYVADCYVEPYPACAPCADPVVRREDCAAGERGGSWASPADHITASSRQMAASPGFRCAAP; encoded by the coding sequence ATGCGCGCCCTCACGGCCATGGCCGCCACGCTCCTGCTCGCGTGCGGCAGCAAGAAGCCCGCCGCGGCGCCCCCGCCGGCCGCCGCCGACGCGGCCGCGCCCGCCCTCGTCGACGCAACGACCGCGATCGCCGACGAGCCGACCACCCCGCCGCCGCCCCCGACCCTCAAGCCCGGTGGCGAGGGCGACTGCACGCCCGCCTACGCGCCCCGCCCGACCCGCGATCCCAACCCGATGTGCAAGATCGCCGGCGGCACCTTCACGATGGGCGCCGCCCCCGACGATCGCAGCCCCACCGCCGCGCGCGCGCGCCCGCAGCGCCAGGTCACGCTGTCGCCGTTCACGATCGATCAGTTCGAGGTCACCGTCGCCCAGGTCGCGCACTTCCTCAACGCCGCCGGCAACGCCTGCCCGACCGCTCGCGGCGGCGCCTGCTTCGTCACCGCCAACGACGGCGGCGACTCGCCGATCGCCGTCACCGACGGCACGTTCACGGTGATCGGCGGGCACGCGCGAGAGCCGATGGGGTTCGGCACGCTCGCGGGCGCGGACCGCTACTGCGCGTGGGCCGGCAAGCGCTTGCCGACCGAGGCCGAGTGGGAGTTCGCGGCCCGCCACGATCCTCGGTCCGGACGTGATCGCGCGTACCCCTGGGGCACGACGTTCAGGACTGGCGTCGCGAACTGTGACGACGCCGCGTGCGCCGACGGCTTCGAGCGGGCCGCCCCGGTCGGCACGTTCGACGGCACCGGCGGACACGGTGACGGCCGCTCCCCGTGGGGCGTCCATGACCTCGCCGGCAACGCGGCCGAGTACGTCGCCGATTGTTACGTCGAGCCCTATCCCGCCTGCGCGCCGTGCGCCGATCCGGTGGTGCGGCGCGAAGACTGCGCCGCTGGCGAGCGGGGCGGGTCGTGGGCCAGCCCCGCGGACCACATCACGGCGAGCTCGCGGCAGATGGCCGCGAGCCCCGGCTTCCGCTGCGCGGCGCCCTGA
- a CDS encoding prenyltransferase, with amino-acid sequence MAWWPWGRPLDAAGVARLAAKLGQAHDPERAWALAEPLRAAIAHPDVALALADNLSAFGPERGLELARVLLAQHGDRPTVLAALGRASDALVDLDDLNRPPPTDPWFAEVVDRLGRAVEATTGDLHLELLRALAAAATTLGRAGDVTAERAHRAIATRAPDLASIHYNHGLFFKTRGRWAEGQAANQRALDLREDDDEATWWNLGLCATGAGDGATALAAWSHLGQKVALGRFDLPEGSYRMAKVRLAQRPLAERGPDADDPGRGENGWVERLSGGHGILRVAVFADDLGLEYGDVVMFDGAPVGYHGDEPLFPHLATLRRQRYQVWRFAGTQATPRQLRDLSADLPEDTIVYPHTEQVRILCGACARGRGGDGHDHTAEERHHVVRGKVCAPPHLAPADVLAALDAAIAASPGAQLYAPALSAAAGDDARADVDQRRYAMLTTDADA; translated from the coding sequence ATGGCGTGGTGGCCCTGGGGCCGGCCGCTCGACGCCGCCGGCGTCGCGCGGCTCGCGGCGAAGCTCGGCCAGGCCCACGACCCCGAGCGGGCCTGGGCGCTGGCCGAGCCGCTGCGCGCGGCGATCGCTCACCCCGACGTGGCGCTGGCGCTCGCCGACAACCTCAGCGCGTTCGGGCCCGAGCGCGGCCTCGAGCTCGCGCGCGTCCTCTTGGCCCAGCACGGCGACCGACCGACCGTCCTGGCGGCGCTCGGCCGCGCGAGCGACGCGCTCGTCGATCTCGACGACCTCAACCGGCCGCCGCCGACCGACCCCTGGTTCGCCGAGGTCGTCGACCGCCTCGGGCGCGCGGTCGAGGCGACCACGGGCGACCTGCACCTGGAGCTCCTGCGGGCCCTGGCCGCCGCCGCGACCACGCTCGGCCGCGCTGGCGACGTGACCGCGGAGCGCGCGCACCGGGCGATCGCCACGCGCGCTCCGGACCTCGCCTCGATCCACTACAACCACGGGCTGTTCTTCAAGACCCGGGGCCGGTGGGCCGAGGGCCAGGCCGCCAACCAGCGCGCGCTCGACCTGCGCGAGGACGACGACGAGGCGACCTGGTGGAACCTGGGCCTGTGCGCCACCGGCGCCGGCGACGGCGCCACCGCCCTCGCCGCGTGGTCGCACCTCGGGCAGAAGGTCGCGCTCGGTCGCTTCGACCTGCCCGAGGGCAGCTACCGGATGGCCAAGGTCCGCCTGGCCCAGCGCCCGCTGGCGGAGCGCGGCCCCGACGCCGACGATCCGGGTCGCGGAGAGAACGGCTGGGTCGAGCGGCTGAGCGGCGGCCACGGCATCCTCCGCGTCGCGGTGTTCGCCGACGACCTCGGCCTCGAGTACGGCGACGTGGTCATGTTCGACGGCGCGCCGGTCGGGTACCACGGCGACGAGCCGCTGTTCCCGCACCTCGCGACGCTCCGGCGGCAGCGGTATCAGGTGTGGCGGTTCGCCGGCACCCAGGCGACGCCGCGGCAGCTGCGCGACCTGTCCGCGGACCTGCCCGAGGACACGATCGTCTACCCGCACACCGAGCAGGTGCGGATCCTGTGCGGCGCGTGCGCGCGCGGGCGCGGCGGCGACGGTCACGACCACACCGCCGAGGAGCGCCACCACGTCGTGCGCGGCAAGGTGTGCGCGCCGCCGCACCTCGCCCCCGCCGACGTGCTCGCGGCGCTCGACGCCGCGATCGCCGCGTCGCCGGGCGCCCAGCTGTACGCGCCGGCGCTGTCCGCCGCCGCTGGCGACGACGCCCGGGCCGACGTCGACCAGCGCCGCTACGCCATGCTCACGACCGACGCCGACGCCTGA